A region from the Brassica napus cultivar Da-Ae chromosome C8, Da-Ae, whole genome shotgun sequence genome encodes:
- the LOC106412736 gene encoding uncharacterized protein LOC106412736, with translation MAWDRLSDEEKDAGYCQLFVETPNEQAQTWFSQLEENSISSFRDLSAAFLKTYIMFTKRSATASSLWNLSQTKDQSLRDYMEKFKAVVSRVAIPDDIAIDALMNTLWVHSKFREDLYQIPTSSLQDAITRSHNFIKMEGDTKVIISKQNAAKPPATKSADTRAEPHQHAPSDKNNRKNGFMTVDLSKHCKFHDVKGHDTTECNSLYARFLLSLASGDFKVEPPKAKPKNGKSWRKNKERRTQRKANGKGRQTRANQRMRTRLQRMMAVMTVLSTKNSTNRRCIKVILSQQAQSSDDENDDTPPSDDLRDFLKRKLEPEDSNNPIDTDLRLTLNAFTDTKRQQRICRPAYPLKRQASTFEVATKCHHGRPPPGGNSVRSVKDYRRQAATSQRWPSKPPSHPPITFSPNDTAGVHIPHNDPLLVVLGIGEYDVTKVLIDTGSSVDLIFRGTLEKMGVDFNDVKLSSRKLTGFNGSSETVLGTIRLPVRACGITRTVKFAVVSTKAPYHVILGTP, from the exons ATGGCCTGGGATCGTCTCTCCGACGAAGAAAAGGACGCCGGCTACTGTCAACTGTTCGTCGAGACACCCAACGAGCAAGCCCAAACCTGGTTCTCTCAACTTGAGGAAAACTCGATCAGTAGCTTCCGCGACCTATCAGCGGCTTTCCTCAAGACATACATCATGTTCACGAAGCGCAGCGCAACTGCTTCCAGTCTATGGAACCTATCGCAGACTAAGGATCAAAGTCTCCGCGACTACATGGAAAAATTCAAGGCAGTAGTCTCAAGGGTCGCGATTCCGGACGACATCGCCATCGACGCCCTGATGAATACCCTATGGGTCCATTCCAAGTTCCGCGAGGACTTATACCAAATCCCAACCTCTTCGCTCCAAGACGCCATCACTCGATCTCACAACTTCATCAAAATGGAAGGGGACACCAAGGTGATCATCAGTAAGCAGAACGCAGCGAAACCTCCAGCGACCAAAAGCGCCGACACTCGGGCGGAACCGCATCAGCATGCTCCTAGCGACAAAAACAACCGTAAGAACGGTTTTAT GACCGTTGATCTCTCCAAGCACTGCAAATTCCATGATGTCAAAGGACACGACACGACAGAGTGCAATTCGCTCTACGCACGCTTCCTTTTGTCCCTCGCAAGCGGCGACTTCAAAGTGGAGCCTCCGAAAGCCAAGCCGAAGAACGGCAAAAGCTGGAGAAAGAATAAGGAAAGAAGAACCCAGCGCAAGGCGAATGGCAAAGGCCGCCAAACGAGAGCCAATCAAAGGATGAGGACAAGGCTCCAAAGGATGATGGCGGTGATGACTGTTCTGTCGACGAAGAACAGCACAAATCGCAGATGCATAAAGGTGATACTCTCTCAACAAGCTCAATCGTCCGACGACGAAAACGACGATACACCTCCATCCGACGATTTGAGGGACTTCCTCAAGCGAAAGCTCGAGCCTGAAGATAGCAACAACCCCATTGACACCGATCTTCGACTGACACTTAAC GCATTTACCGATACAAAACGACAACAACGCATCTGCCGACCTGCGTACCCTCTTAAGCGCCAAGCGAGTACATTCGAGGTCGCGACTAAATGTCATCATGGGCGGCCCCCTCCTGGCGGTAACTCTGTTCGCTCCGTCAAGGATTATCGCCGACAAGCTGCGACCTCGCAGCGATGGCCTTCTAAGCCACCAAGCCATCCCCCGATCACTTTCTCACCTAACGATACCGCCGGAGTTCATATCCCCCATAACGAtcccctcctcgtcgtcctagGGATTGGAGAGTACGATGTCACGAAAGTGCTCATCGACACGGGTAGCTCCGTCGACCTCATCTTCCGAGGAACACTCGAAAAGATGGGTGTCGACTTCAATGACGTCAAGCTATCATCCAGGAAGTTAACCGGATTCAACGGTTCTTCTGAAACGGTACTCGGGACAATTCGTCTCCCAGTACGTGCATGTGGAATCACTCGAACGGTTAAGTTCGCTGTCGTCAGCACAAAGGCGCCTTATCATGTCATTCTTGGAACCCCCTAG